The proteins below come from a single Microtus pennsylvanicus isolate mMicPen1 chromosome 13, mMicPen1.hap1, whole genome shotgun sequence genomic window:
- the Mycbp gene encoding C-Myc-binding protein, which produces MSSAAWSPPARVSGASYAAVAVTMAHYKAADSKREQFRRYLEKSGVLDTLTKVLVALYEEPEKPTSALDFLKHHLGAATPESPEIELLRLELAEMKEKYEATVEENKKLKAKLAQYEPPQEEKRAE; this is translated from the exons ATGAGCAGTGCGGCTTGGAGCCCGCCAGCCCGTGTCTCCGGCGCCAGCTACGCCGCTGTGGCTGTCACTATGGCCCATTACAAA GCCGCGGACTCGAAGCGCGAGCAGTTCCGGAGGTACTTGGAGAAGTCGGGGGTGCTGGACACGCTGACGAAAG TGTTGGTAGCCTTATATGAAGAGCCAGAGAAGCCCACCAGTGCTCTGGA TTTTTTAAAGCATCACTTAGGAGCTGCTACCCCGGAAAGCCCAGAAATAGAGCTGCTTCGCCTAGAATTggcagaaatgaaagagaaatatgaagctactgtagaagaaaataaaaaactgaaagcaaag cttgctcagtaTGAGCCACCTCAGGAGGAGAAGCGTGCTGAATAG